The following are from one region of the Halictus rubicundus isolate RS-2024b chromosome 15, iyHalRubi1_principal, whole genome shotgun sequence genome:
- the LOC143361363 gene encoding uncharacterized protein LOC143361363: MSTDKINNTDKIDKMGAGSANVERIRGDGLSLKLPSNERILEVVGDGCSIILAGNSGTVRIIGDGCRLRIDSNIGDVEYVGDGGRVLLGAKSLKSRVKYVGDGGKVSVDGDKRRSKKVDHVAKEKIGKNSDEGSKETISGSSKTAEEEDNNLNTKKEARSAGSKKDEHVVKIVTMLHCDQKVVTRWFVDPGSVVRSFDGKFVKVETKRKEKSKGER, translated from the coding sequence ATGTCGACTGATAAGATTAATAATACtgataaaattgataaaatggGTGCTGGGTCCGCCAACGTTGAGAGGATCCGCGGAGATGGCCTAAGCTTGAAGCTGCCGTCGAACGAACGGATTTTGGAAGTGGTCGGCGACGGATGTAGCATAATTTTAGCTGGCAATTCGGGCACAGTGCGGATAATCGGTGACGGATGTAGATTGAGGATCGATTCGAACATCGGAGATGTTGAATACGTTGGAGACGGCGGCAGAGTGCTTCTGGGTGCAAAGTCCCTGAAGAGCAGAGTGAAATATGTTGGCGACGGAGGCAAAGTGTCGGTCGACGGTGACAAGAGAAGATCCAAGAAGGTCGATCATGTTGCCAAggagaaaattggaaaaaatagtGATGAAGGATCGAAGGAGACAATTAGTGGATCCTCCAAGACTGCCGAAGAAGAGGACAATAATTTGAATACGAAAAAGGAAGCAAGGTCTGCTGGGAGCAAAAAGGACGAACACGTGGTGAAAATTGTTACCATGCTGCACTGCGATCAGAAGGTTGTTACCAGATGGTTCGTGGATCCTGGATCGGTGGTTAGATCCTTCGACGGCAAGTTTGTGAAGGTTGAGACCAAGAGGAAGGAGAAATCGAAGGGAGAGAGGTGA